Proteins encoded in a region of the Spiribacter sp. 1M189 genome:
- a CDS encoding response regulator transcription factor, whose protein sequence is MRRELAIVEDDATLREELAYLFEEAGYQVHQALNLDGLLDVLRLHPVRMLILDLNLPGVSGYEIAQQLRETHPGIGIIMLTARSRTEDRVKGYGAGADIYLTKPADPLELTAAVASLSRRVLGERNTHDLSLDCLQGMLRAPDQPAVELTPAETFILRALALAPDATLDSGELMDLLEEKFPDRSATRRSLENSISRLRGKAAGLLPDGVNLIRSVRGIGYQLGLPIQLVD, encoded by the coding sequence ATGCGCCGGGAACTCGCCATTGTCGAAGACGACGCCACGCTGCGCGAGGAACTCGCCTACCTCTTCGAGGAGGCGGGCTATCAGGTCCACCAGGCGCTCAACCTCGACGGACTGCTGGATGTGCTGCGGCTCCATCCCGTGCGCATGCTCATCCTCGATCTCAATCTGCCCGGGGTGAGTGGCTATGAGATCGCCCAGCAACTGCGCGAGACCCATCCGGGCATCGGCATCATCATGCTCACCGCCCGCTCGCGCACCGAGGACCGGGTCAAGGGCTACGGGGCGGGGGCCGATATCTATCTCACCAAGCCCGCCGACCCGCTGGAGCTGACGGCGGCGGTGGCGAGCCTGAGCCGGCGCGTGCTCGGCGAGCGCAACACCCATGATCTCTCGCTCGACTGCCTGCAGGGGATGCTGCGCGCCCCCGATCAGCCGGCCGTGGAATTGACGCCGGCCGAGACCTTCATCCTCCGCGCCCTCGCGCTCGCCCCGGATGCCACGCTCGACAGCGGCGAGCTGATGGATCTGCTCGAGGAGAAATTCCCCGATCGCAGCGCCACCCGCCGGTCACTGGAGAACAGCATCAGCCGCCTCCGCGGCAAGGCCGCCGGTCTGCTCCCGGATGGCGTGAATCTGATCCGCTCGGTACGCGGTATCGGCTACCAGCTCGGCCTGCCCATTCAACTCGTCGACTGA
- a CDS encoding LysE family translocator translates to MNIAPTDLALYAGALLILFLTPGPVWLALLARTLAGGFAGAWPLALGVLVGDLLWPLAAIYGLAWIVSVYGEFMVVLRWVAAGIFLVMGLQLLRHADRAITADGRLTRPGLWPGFLAGLAAILGNPKAILFYLGVLPGFFDLSAITNVDIFAIVAVSMLVPFFGNLIFAAGIDRLRLLLNSPEALRRANQIAGGLLMLVGAVIALG, encoded by the coding sequence ATGAACATCGCGCCCACCGACCTCGCACTGTATGCCGGCGCACTGCTGATCCTCTTCCTCACGCCCGGTCCGGTGTGGCTGGCACTGCTCGCCCGGACTCTGGCGGGCGGCTTCGCCGGCGCCTGGCCGCTCGCCCTGGGCGTGCTGGTGGGTGATCTGCTCTGGCCACTGGCGGCGATCTACGGGCTCGCCTGGATCGTCTCGGTGTACGGCGAATTCATGGTGGTGCTGCGCTGGGTGGCGGCGGGTATCTTCCTGGTCATGGGCCTGCAGCTCCTGCGCCATGCCGACCGGGCCATCACCGCGGATGGACGGCTCACCCGACCGGGGCTATGGCCCGGCTTTCTCGCCGGACTGGCTGCGATTCTCGGCAATCCCAAGGCGATCCTCTTCTACCTCGGCGTGCTGCCCGGCTTCTTTGATCTCTCCGCGATCACCAACGTCGATATCTTTGCCATCGTCGCGGTGTCGATGCTGGTGCCCTTCTTCGGCAACCTGATCTTCGCGGCGGGCATCGACCGGCTGCGTCTGCTGCTGAACTCGCCCGAGGCCCTGCGCCGTGCCAATCAGATCGCCGGGGGGCTGCTGATGCTCGTGGGTGCCGTCATCGCCCTTGGCTGA
- a CDS encoding O-acetylhomoserine aminocarboxypropyltransferase/cysteine synthase family protein — translation MKLETKAIHSGYSPDPTTKAVAVPIYQTTSYAFDDTQHGADLFDLKVEGNIYSRIMNPTNAALEQRVAEMEGGIAGLALASGMAAITYAIQCITRVGDNIVTTSQLYGGTYNLFAHALPNMGIEVRFGSGDDPAAIEALIDENTKAVYAETVGNPNGNVVDIEAFAAIAHRHGVPLIVDNTVPTPVLWRPIEHGADIVIHSLTKAMGGHGTTVGGVIVDSGNFPWAKHAEKYPMLTEPDPSYHGVVYTDALGPAAYIGRCRVAPLRNMGAALSPMNAFLLMQGIETVPLRMARHGENALAVAEHLKAHPGVTWVKYAGLSDSPYYSLVQKYMGGNAGGILSFGIKGGEEAGAKFIDALGLITRLVNIGDAKSLACHPATTTHRQLNDEELASAGVSRDMVRLSVGIEHIDDILADIDQALAAAG, via the coding sequence ATGAAACTCGAGACCAAGGCCATTCACAGCGGCTATTCGCCGGATCCCACCACCAAGGCGGTGGCGGTGCCGATCTACCAGACCACCTCCTATGCCTTCGATGACACGCAGCACGGGGCGGATCTGTTCGACCTGAAGGTCGAGGGAAATATCTACAGCCGCATCATGAACCCCACCAACGCCGCGCTGGAGCAGCGCGTGGCCGAGATGGAAGGGGGCATTGCGGGGCTCGCCCTGGCCTCGGGCATGGCGGCGATCACCTACGCCATCCAGTGCATCACCCGGGTGGGCGATAACATCGTCACCACCAGCCAGCTCTACGGCGGCACCTACAACCTCTTCGCCCACGCCCTCCCCAACATGGGCATTGAGGTGCGCTTTGGCAGCGGCGACGACCCGGCGGCCATCGAGGCGCTCATTGACGAGAACACCAAGGCCGTCTACGCCGAGACCGTGGGCAACCCCAACGGCAACGTCGTCGACATCGAGGCCTTCGCGGCCATCGCCCACCGCCACGGCGTGCCGCTCATTGTCGATAACACCGTGCCCACGCCGGTGCTCTGGCGGCCCATCGAGCACGGTGCTGACATCGTCATCCACTCGCTGACCAAGGCCATGGGCGGTCATGGCACCACCGTCGGCGGCGTCATCGTCGACTCCGGCAACTTCCCTTGGGCGAAGCATGCCGAGAAGTATCCGATGCTCACCGAGCCCGACCCGTCCTACCACGGCGTGGTCTACACCGACGCGCTGGGGCCGGCGGCCTACATCGGGCGCTGCCGCGTGGCACCGCTGCGCAACATGGGCGCGGCGCTCTCGCCGATGAATGCCTTCCTGCTCATGCAGGGCATTGAGACCGTTCCGCTGCGAATGGCGCGCCACGGCGAAAATGCCCTGGCGGTGGCCGAGCACCTCAAGGCCCATCCCGGCGTGACCTGGGTGAAGTATGCCGGCCTCAGCGACAGCCCCTATTATTCGCTGGTGCAGAAGTACATGGGCGGCAACGCCGGCGGCATCCTCAGCTTCGGCATCAAGGGCGGCGAAGAGGCCGGAGCGAAGTTCATCGACGCGCTCGGGCTCATCACCCGGCTGGTGAATATCGGCGATGCCAAGTCGCTGGCCTGCCATCCGGCCACCACCACCCACCGCCAGCTCAATGACGAGGAGCTCGCCAGCGCCGGCGTGAGCCGTGACATGGTCCGCCTCTCGGTGGGGATCGAGCACATCGACGACATCCTCGCCGATATCGACCAGGCGCTGGCCGCGGCGGGTTGA